The Haloplanus sp. CK5-1 genome segment GCGTTCGATGTCGGCGGCGTGGTTCTGGGAGTCCTCGGCGAGGGCCTTGACCTCGTCGGCGACGACGGCGAACCCCTCGCCGGCCTCGTCCGCCCGGGCTGCCTCGATATTGGCGTTCAGCGCCAGCAGGTTCGTCTGGTCCGCGATGTCGTTGATGATCTCGACGACCTCGTCGATCTCCGCGACGGCCTCCTCGACAGCGCGGACGTCCTCGACGACGTTCTCGGTCGCTTCCTGGATCTGTTCCATGGCGGTCGCGACGCTCCGGACCGACTCGTGACCCTCGCTCGTGAGGTCGGTCGCCCGTTCGCTCGCCGTCGCCACCTGTTCCGCCGACGACGCCACCTGCTCGACCGCGGCACTCAGGTTCGATATCTCGCTCGCGACCTCCGTCATGCGCTCGTACTGCTCGGTCGTGTGGTCCGTGATATCGCGGGTCCGTCCGGCGATGTCCTCGGAACTCTCCTGGAGTTCGGCGAGTGAGGTCTGGATCTCGCTGGCCGCCTGGTGGCCGTATCCGGACTGCCTGTCGATCTCTTGTTCGATCTCGCCATCGATCTGCTCGTCGAGGGACGCATCGAGGTCGGTGGCGTGTTCCGACATGCTCACCGGTCGTCGGGGATTTCAAAAAAGCCGACGGGGTAGTTATTCACAGTGATATTCGGGGACTCCGGCGAGTCAGGCTTTTGTCCGTCGGCCGCCGAAACACGGTGATGGAGGTCCCCGGCGACGACGACCCCTTCGAAGAGCAACGGGAGCGGACCGACAACCCGATGCGTCGCCTGTTCACCACGTACGGGCGGGATCGAGCGGGACTGCTCTCGGTCAGCGCCGTCGCCAGCCTCTTCGCCCGCGTGCTCGACTTGCTCCCGCCGTTGCTGTTGGGCATCGCCGTCGACGCCATCTTCCTCGACGAGGGGCCGTTCTCGCTCCCGCTGGTGCCCGACCGGTGGCTACCGACCGACCCGGAACGGCAGTTCTGGCTGATCGTCGGCATCGTCCTGTTCTCGTTTCTGGGTGGGGCGGGACTTCACTGGCTGCGAAACTGGGGGTGGAACCGCTTCGCCCAGTACGTCCAGCACGCCATCCGGACGGACGCCTACGACGCGATGCAACGGCTGAACATGACCTTCTTCGCCGACAAGCAGACCGGCGAGATGATGTCCGTTCTTTCGAACGACGTGAACCGGTTGGAACGCTTCCTCAACGACGGGCTGAACTCCGCGTTCCGCCTGGGCGTGATGGTCGTCGGTATCGCAGCCATCCTGTTCTGGATGAACCCGCAACTCGCCGTCGTCGCACTGGCACCCGTCCCGCTGATCGCCTTTTTCACCTACCGGTTCGTCGAGAACATCCAGCCCAAGTACGCCGAGGTGCGGTCGACGGTCGGACAGGTCAACTCCCGACTGGAGAACAACCTGGGGGGCATCCAGGTCATCAAGACGTCGAACACGGAGGGGTACGAGGCAGAGCGTGTCGAGGAGGCCTCGGGGGACTACTTCGACGCCAACTGGGACGCCATCGAGACGCGGATCAAGTTCTTCCCCGGCCTCCGGGTGCTCGCCGGAGTGGGCTTCGCACTCACCTTCACGGTCGGTGGCCTCTGGGTGTTTCGCGGCGAGGGGCCGTGGCTCTTCACCGGCACCCTGCGGCCCGGCGAGTTCGTCTCTTTCATCCTCTACACCCAGCGGTTCATCTGGCCGATGGCCCAGTTCGGACAGATCATCAACATGTACCAGCGGGCGTACGCCTCCGCGGCCCGCATCTTCGGGTTGATGGACGAGAACGCGGGCATCGACGAGCGCTCCGGCGCCGAGGACTTGGTCGTCACCGAGGGTCGCGTCGAGTACGACGACGTGACCTTCGGCTACGACGAGGAGGCGATCATAGACGGTGTCTCCTTCGCGGCCGAGGGCGGGGATACCCTCGCGCTGGTCGGCCCCACGGGGGCCGGGAAGTCGACCGCGTTGAAACTCCTCCTCCGGATGTACGACGTCGACGGCGGCGAGATCAGGATCGACGGCGACGATATCAGCGAGGTGACCCTGGCGAGCCTCCGGGACGCCATCGGCTACGTCAGTCAGGAGACGTTTCTCTTCTACGGCACCGTCCGCGAGAACATCACCTACGGCACCTTCGACGCCGACGACGAGGCGGTGATCGAGGCAGCGAAGGCCGCGGAAGCCCACGAGTTCGTCACCAACTTGCCCGACGGCTACGACACCATGGTGGGCGAACGGGGCGTGAAACTGTCGGGGGGTCAGCGCCAGCGCCTCACCATCGCGCGGGCGATGCTCAAGGACCCCGAGATCCTGATCCTCGACGAGGCGACCAGCGACGTCGACACGGAGACGGAGATGCTGATCCAGCGGTCGCTCGACCGGTTGACCGCCGACCGGACGACGTTCGTCATCGCCCACCGGCTCTCGACGGTGAAAGACGCCGACCGGATCGTCGTCCTCGACGACGGTCGGGTGCGGGAGCGTGGCACCCACGAGGACCTACTGGCCGCGGACGGTCTCTACGCCAGTCTCTGGGGCGTGCAGGCGGGGGAGATCGACGACCTACCCGAGGAGTTCGTCGAGCGAGCGACCCGGCGGGGGGCGCGGGCGGACGTCGACGGGGAGGGAGACGCCGCGGGCGGGCGGCCGACCGTCGGCGACGGCGACGACTAGGCGTCAACTGCCCCGCGCACGGTGGCGCGGGGCTTGTCAGTGAACTCGACCTCTGCCGGCGTTAGTCGGACGGGACGAATCCCCGATTCGGCGTCACCGTTCCTGACTTCAGGGCGAGTTGACTGTCGCCCGTCCGCCGCGAGGACTGTAGCCCGCGACGGACGTACCGCCACCCAACATTCTTCGCACCCACGTAATCTGCATTCTGAGTTGCACCGCACGATTCACACTCGAACTCCGCCTGTCGCACTCGGTTCCCCTTGCTCGTATGCCCGCATTCAGGACACCGCCGACTCGTGTTTTTCGGGTCTACAAACTCGACGCTAATCCCCTCGGCTTCCGCTTTGTACTCCACGAGGTCAACGAGCTGCCGGTGCGCCCACTGGTGGAACTCTTTGACGGGCGGCGCACGCTCCCTGATGTGTTTCAGATTCTCGAACGCGATGTACTCACAGTCGTGTGTTCGTGCTTCTTCAAGAATCTGGTTAGCGACTTGATGGAGGTGGTCACGGAGATACCGTGATTCCCTACCGCTCATCTGCCGAATTGTCCGATGGGCGGATTGTGTACCAGTCTGCTGGAGATCACCGCGAATCCGCTCGAACTCTCGATGTCGGTGCCTGAGTTCTCTCCCCGATGCGAAGTGCGCTGTGCTGGTGGTAGCGATGTTGACGATGCCGAGGTCAACGCCGAGAACTGTCCTGTCCTCGTCGTCACCCTGTGTTTCAACCTGTTTCTCGGGCTTATCTTTGCGAAACCCGAGGTGCAGGTAGTATTCGCCATCACGCTTTGATAACGTAGACTCTGTTACTTCCCACTCGTCATCGGTGAGGTATTCGTGTTGATACCCGTCTTCTTCGTCGGGAAGGGTCAGGTCACACCGAATCCGGCCCTCGACGGTAGAAAGAGACACAGACCCGTCATCGAACAGCGTCATCGTCCGGGTATCGTATTTTACCGTGTTACTGGTGAACTCCGGTCGGGACGTTTTGTAGTGTTCATCAAGGTCTTCGATTGCGTCGACACCATCGAGTGCGGCTGCAGCCTGATGGGTGGCGAGAATTGCGTGCTGACTCCCGAGGTGTGTCTCCTCCAACACCGTGTCGTAGGCGAGGTCTTGGAGGTAGGTTTTCCGCGTCTCACCTGTGTCCCATCCGATGCGACTGCTGATGTTACAGGCATCTTTCCACTCGTTGATGGTGACATCGAGCAAGTCCTGTTGCTCGTCGGTGAGGATAGGACGGGTGATTGCGGTACGCCTCAGGTAGCCGTCTGCCACGAGTTTCAATAGATAGTAGAGGTAGTTAATAGTCCGTGGATTGTGGCAGCGAGTGTCGGCTTCAACCCCGCCCACGGTGGGGCGGGGAATCCGCCTCGCTACCTAGTTTGAAACCCCTCCGGCCCGGACGGACGGTATGCGCCTCACCGACGCCACCTGGACGGACGTCCGGGACGCCGACGCCGACCTCGCCGTTCTGCCGGTCGGCAGCACCGAACAGCACGGCCCGCACGCACCCCTCGGCACCGACGCTCTCCACGCCGAGACGGTCGCCGACGCGGGCGCGGAGCGGTACGACGGCGACGTGGCCGTCGCGCCGACGATTCCGGTCGGCGTCGCGGAGGAACACCGCGACTTCGCGGGGACGCTCTGGGTGTCGCCCGACACCTTCCGGAGGTACGTTCGTGACGTGATCGGCAGCCTCGCTCACCACGGCATGGATCGGGTGGTCGTCGTCAACGGGCACGGGGGAAACGTCCCCGCGCTGGGTGAGGTGACCGCGACGGTCTCGCGGCACGACGACGCCTACGCCGTCCCCTTCACGTGGTTCGAGGCGGTCGGCGACCACGGATCGGAGATGGGCCACGGCGGGCCACTGGAGACCGCGCTGTTGCGCGCGACCCACCCCGATCTGGTGCGGGAAGAGCGGATCGAGGAAGCCCGCGAAGAAGCGAGCGACGGTTGGGGCGACTGGCTCTCGGGGACGAACCTCGCCCACGATTCGGCGGAGTTCACCGAGAACGGCGTCGTCGGCGATCCGGGCGCGGGCGACGCCGACCTCGGAGAGGAACTGCTGGATCTGTCGGCGGACGCGCTGGCGGAACTGCTAGAGGGTGTCGAGAA includes the following:
- a CDS encoding methyl-accepting chemotaxis protein — its product is MSEHATDLDASLDEQIDGEIEQEIDRQSGYGHQAASEIQTSLAELQESSEDIAGRTRDITDHTTEQYERMTEVASEISNLSAAVEQVASSAEQVATASERATDLTSEGHESVRSVATAMEQIQEATENVVEDVRAVEEAVAEIDEVVEIINDIADQTNLLALNANIEAARADEAGEGFAVVADEVKALAEDSQNHAADIERRVEGIRQSTSTAAESLDETRHAVDEGVDAADNALDILDDIDSSVSEVSDGIDEVAEATDEQAASHEEIASMTENVTDDAERIVDETEEIADEVDDQTEEIEEIDRLVDDLVADL
- a CDS encoding ABC transporter ATP-binding protein, translated to MEVPGDDDPFEEQRERTDNPMRRLFTTYGRDRAGLLSVSAVASLFARVLDLLPPLLLGIAVDAIFLDEGPFSLPLVPDRWLPTDPERQFWLIVGIVLFSFLGGAGLHWLRNWGWNRFAQYVQHAIRTDAYDAMQRLNMTFFADKQTGEMMSVLSNDVNRLERFLNDGLNSAFRLGVMVVGIAAILFWMNPQLAVVALAPVPLIAFFTYRFVENIQPKYAEVRSTVGQVNSRLENNLGGIQVIKTSNTEGYEAERVEEASGDYFDANWDAIETRIKFFPGLRVLAGVGFALTFTVGGLWVFRGEGPWLFTGTLRPGEFVSFILYTQRFIWPMAQFGQIINMYQRAYASAARIFGLMDENAGIDERSGAEDLVVTEGRVEYDDVTFGYDEEAIIDGVSFAAEGGDTLALVGPTGAGKSTALKLLLRMYDVDGGEIRIDGDDISEVTLASLRDAIGYVSQETFLFYGTVRENITYGTFDADDEAVIEAAKAAEAHEFVTNLPDGYDTMVGERGVKLSGGQRQRLTIARAMLKDPEILILDEATSDVDTETEMLIQRSLDRLTADRTTFVIAHRLSTVKDADRIVVLDDGRVRERGTHEDLLAADGLYASLWGVQAGEIDDLPEEFVERATRRGARADVDGEGDAAGGRPTVGDGDD
- a CDS encoding transposase; its protein translation is MADGYLRRTAITRPILTDEQQDLLDVTINEWKDACNISSRIGWDTGETRKTYLQDLAYDTVLEETHLGSQHAILATHQAAAALDGVDAIEDLDEHYKTSRPEFTSNTVKYDTRTMTLFDDGSVSLSTVEGRIRCDLTLPDEEDGYQHEYLTDDEWEVTESTLSKRDGEYYLHLGFRKDKPEKQVETQGDDEDRTVLGVDLGIVNIATTSTAHFASGRELRHRHREFERIRGDLQQTGTQSAHRTIRQMSGRESRYLRDHLHQVANQILEEARTHDCEYIAFENLKHIRERAPPVKEFHQWAHRQLVDLVEYKAEAEGISVEFVDPKNTSRRCPECGHTSKGNRVRQAEFECESCGATQNADYVGAKNVGWRYVRRGLQSSRRTGDSQLALKSGTVTPNRGFVPSD
- a CDS encoding creatininase family protein, translated to MRLTDATWTDVRDADADLAVLPVGSTEQHGPHAPLGTDALHAETVADAGAERYDGDVAVAPTIPVGVAEEHRDFAGTLWVSPDTFRRYVRDVIGSLAHHGMDRVVVVNGHGGNVPALGEVTATVSRHDDAYAVPFTWFEAVGDHGSEMGHGGPLETALLRATHPDLVREERIEEAREEASDGWGDWLSGTNLAHDSAEFTENGVVGDPGAGDADLGEELLDLSADALAELLEGVEKRAVPR